The following are from one region of the Thermosinus carboxydivorans Nor1 genome:
- a CDS encoding Card1-like endonuclease domain-containing protein translates to MQAITLLGDQVAPILMFASLLPSSGTLHILTTTAKQGRAQHLTAALAMLSPGLKVSTHILKNHYDMRSLSAMARKLIAGNGETLVDLTGGTKLMSLALYQAVQQTSAKAIYIDSETGVIRDVTDASGHIVSERLPHIPSNVVFRAYGKAACDDRRWLPEGLPLLIDYIDNYFQAWCDFFTWFNTSEFKHKYTAAPTGEIHFQKDLATPHNSHGNLWPAISTVLSYLKALGWLDYRRVGQTVSIRMQSDALLKFLQHGSWLEEYIYPKISGRFQEVRKNVALYDYDVYAEIAAQGGDIGHVKANEVDVLINEYGKMLFLECKAGYSKSLFSNTAEQIPKLESVAHKTAGYFARIAIVTHRRQDEIPPIFRQRLQNARIELICREDLKDLAWRVACML, encoded by the coding sequence ATGCAAGCAATTACCCTCTTAGGCGACCAAGTCGCCCCGATTTTGATGTTTGCCAGTCTCCTACCTAGTAGCGGCACTCTCCATATTCTCACGACAACGGCCAAGCAAGGCCGGGCCCAGCATTTAACCGCGGCCTTGGCCATGCTTAGCCCCGGCCTAAAAGTCAGCACCCACATTTTGAAAAACCACTATGACATGCGCTCCCTGTCGGCCATGGCGCGCAAGCTAATCGCCGGCAACGGGGAAACTTTGGTCGACCTGACCGGCGGCACCAAACTAATGTCGCTTGCCCTCTACCAAGCAGTGCAGCAAACGTCGGCCAAAGCGATCTACATCGACAGCGAGACCGGGGTCATCCGCGACGTAACCGATGCCTCTGGCCACATCGTCAGCGAGCGCCTGCCGCATATTCCCAGTAACGTCGTTTTTCGCGCTTATGGCAAAGCAGCCTGCGACGACCGGCGTTGGCTGCCCGAGGGGCTGCCGCTGCTGATCGACTACATTGATAACTATTTTCAAGCCTGGTGCGATTTTTTCACTTGGTTCAATACAAGCGAATTTAAACACAAATATACTGCTGCCCCCACGGGCGAAATTCACTTCCAAAAAGATTTGGCGACGCCGCACAACAGCCATGGCAATCTTTGGCCCGCGATAAGCACGGTATTGTCCTATCTCAAAGCCCTCGGCTGGCTTGATTACCGTCGCGTCGGCCAAACGGTATCCATCCGCATGCAATCGGACGCCCTATTGAAATTTTTGCAGCATGGCAGTTGGCTGGAAGAATACATTTACCCCAAGATAAGCGGCCGGTTTCAGGAGGTTCGCAAAAACGTCGCTTTGTACGATTATGACGTCTACGCCGAAATCGCGGCCCAAGGCGGGGATATCGGCCACGTCAAGGCCAACGAAGTCGATGTGCTCATTAATGAATACGGCAAAATGCTGTTTCTGGAATGCAAGGCCGGCTATTCCAAAAGCCTGTTTAGCAACACCGCCGAGCAAATTCCCAAATTGGAATCGGTCGCCCATAAAACCGCCGGCTATTTCGCCCGCATCGCCATCGTCACCCATCGGCGCCAGGACGAAATCCCGCCGATTTTTCGCCAGCGCCTGCAAAATGCGCGGATTGAACTTATCTGCCGCGAGGATTTGAAGGACCTGGCTTGGCGTGTGGCCTGCATGCTTTAA
- the cas6 gene encoding CRISPR system precrRNA processing endoribonuclease RAMP protein Cas6 — translation MITLTEFQLATPPGLRLDANAGSVLHGALIERLDSAAATTLHEPGLRPYSQHLRVTKEAAVWRIGTLTPPAAQQLVAPLLAAPNAAFYLRDKHAHIAITVKRQLVACTYREFVNHFFLSPAPARRFVMKFATPASFKIDNAYQIFPSVFHIYQSLVNRWNACASGFVLDRPRLIDDLTAYTRIIDYRLRLNTFSVESIRIPAFSGEITLSIAGPEQLVRLAAMLLAYGEISGIGVKTALGMGGVTVWAKPKGAVGLASLLPQTLSSPDHFDSGDHQSAIGSPASENR, via the coding sequence ATGATCACTCTGACCGAATTCCAACTGGCGACACCGCCGGGGCTGCGCCTTGACGCCAACGCCGGTTCAGTGCTGCACGGCGCTCTCATTGAGCGCCTTGATAGCGCGGCCGCCACTACGCTGCATGAGCCCGGCCTGCGCCCCTATAGCCAGCACCTGCGCGTCACCAAAGAAGCCGCTGTTTGGCGCATTGGCACATTGACGCCGCCAGCGGCGCAACAACTGGTCGCTCCGCTACTGGCTGCACCTAACGCCGCCTTTTACCTCCGCGACAAACATGCCCACATTGCCATAACGGTTAAACGCCAACTCGTCGCTTGCACCTACCGCGAGTTTGTCAACCATTTCTTTCTTTCCCCCGCGCCGGCGCGGCGCTTCGTCATGAAGTTCGCTACGCCGGCTTCTTTTAAAATCGATAACGCATATCAAATATTCCCCAGCGTCTTTCACATCTACCAAAGCCTGGTCAACCGCTGGAACGCCTGTGCCAGCGGCTTTGTCCTCGACCGGCCGCGCCTTATTGACGACCTGACCGCCTATACACGCATTATCGACTACCGACTGCGGCTAAACACCTTTAGCGTCGAAAGCATACGTATTCCGGCCTTTTCCGGCGAAATCACATTGTCAATCGCCGGGCCGGAGCAACTGGTGCGGCTGGCGGCGATGCTCTTGGCCTATGGCGAAATCAGTGGCATCGGCGTCAAAACCGCGCTCGGCATGGGCGGCGTCACCGTGTGGGCCAAGCCCAAAGGTGCTGTCGGCCTTGCCAGCTTGCTTCCCCAAACCTTATCCTCCCCTGACCATTTTGACAGCGGCGATCATCAGAGCGCCATTGGCAGCCCTGCAAGTGAAAATAGGTGA
- the csm5 gene encoding type III-A CRISPR-associated RAMP protein Csm5: MNKHLETVTIKLTCLGPVHVGSGDKLTKLQYIYDTKQRRAYFLNETAWIGLLSQKRLLSSFSDRIAAGSISDLYRWCTDNWITPAEIERVASGWATVAPAIERDSRLLNSITPLMRGADGRPYIPGSSIKGALRTAILHHLLTSNTLSAINKHAYWQQLGDLVRTRHMSDKDKLKKIEKLTAQIESDLLHRLELFDENNKKVPAKDAVTSVMKGIRVSDAFCTAPKAPPTCLLRKVDWQDAPGGRDPENYIALVRECFTPGTTLTFTLTVEPALTRAIGIASPADVLAAARSHAAHMLNIEKAAFGQRLGSLFSRMASANLILGGGSGFLDKTLLYSLATVNEARALTAALLDLRFAKHRHVQRDSRLAPRTLKLGIYNNERYLMGVCKLEQLP, encoded by the coding sequence ATGAACAAACATCTAGAAACCGTCACCATAAAACTGACCTGCCTTGGGCCCGTCCATGTCGGCTCCGGGGACAAGCTGACCAAACTGCAATATATATACGATACCAAGCAACGCCGTGCCTATTTTCTGAACGAAACGGCCTGGATTGGACTGCTCAGCCAAAAACGTCTGCTCTCTTCGTTCAGCGATCGCATCGCCGCCGGCTCGATCAGCGATTTGTATCGCTGGTGCACTGACAACTGGATCACCCCGGCCGAGATCGAACGGGTCGCCAGTGGTTGGGCGACGGTAGCTCCGGCCATCGAGCGGGACAGTCGCTTGCTTAACAGCATCACGCCGCTCATGCGCGGCGCGGATGGTCGGCCCTATATCCCCGGCAGCAGCATCAAAGGCGCTCTGCGCACCGCCATCCTTCACCACCTGTTGACGAGCAATACTCTTTCCGCAATAAACAAACATGCCTACTGGCAACAACTAGGCGATCTTGTCCGAACGCGGCATATGTCCGATAAAGATAAACTCAAAAAAATCGAGAAGCTGACCGCACAGATTGAAAGCGACTTGCTTCATCGGCTTGAACTTTTCGACGAAAATAACAAAAAAGTACCGGCCAAAGACGCGGTAACCAGCGTCATGAAAGGCATCCGCGTCAGCGATGCTTTCTGCACTGCGCCCAAAGCCCCACCGACCTGCCTGCTGCGCAAAGTCGACTGGCAAGATGCTCCCGGTGGGCGCGACCCAGAAAACTACATTGCGTTGGTGCGCGAGTGCTTTACCCCGGGGACAACCCTCACCTTTACCCTGACGGTCGAACCGGCTTTAACTCGCGCGATCGGCATCGCTTCGCCAGCGGACGTACTGGCTGCCGCCCGCAGCCACGCCGCTCATATGCTAAATATCGAAAAAGCCGCTTTTGGCCAACGGCTCGGCAGCTTATTTAGCCGCATGGCAAGCGCCAACCTCATTTTGGGCGGCGGCAGCGGCTTTTTGGACAAGACCTTGCTCTACAGCCTGGCAACCGTAAACGAAGCCCGGGCTCTTACCGCCGCGCTGCTTGACCTGCGCTTCGCCAAACACCGTCACGTCCAGCGCGATAGCCGCCTAGCCCCCCGCACGCTCAAGCTGGGCATATACAATAACGAACGCTACCTGATGGGCGTATGTAAACTGGAGCAATTGCCATGA